The DNA sequence GGTCACTCCCAGGTCCGCCAGCACGCGGCGGCGGAGGTCGTCGTGGTCGTCGGTTTCGCGCGGCCGGTGGGTGGCCACGATCCGGCCGCCGTCGAGCACCAGGACCCGGTCGGCGAGGCGCAGGGCCTCGTCGACGTCGTGGGTCACCAGCAGCACGCCGGGCCGGTGCCGCCGCCAGAGGTCCAGCACCAGGCCGTGCATCGCGATGCGGGTCAGCGCGTCAAGGGCGCCGAACGGCTCGTCGAGCAGCAGCAGGTCGGGTTCGCGCACCAGCGCGCGGGCCAGCGACACGCGCTGCGCCTCGCCGCCGGAGAGCGTGAGCGGCCAGTCGTCGGCGTGCTCGGTCAGCTGGACCTCGGCGAGCGCTTTCTCGGCCAGTGCCCGGTCGCGGGACCTGGTGACGCCGTCCTGGCGCAGGCCGAGG is a window from the Amycolatopsis sp. cg9 genome containing:
- a CDS encoding ABC transporter ATP-binding protein, which codes for MANPVAEVRDLTKRFGDRTVLSGLDLTVERGEFVALLGRSGSGKSTLLRVLAGLDGDVEGGAEVTGTVSVAFQQPRLLPWRKVWRNVVLGLRQDGVTRSRDRALAEKALAEVQLTEHADDWPLTLSGGEAQRVSLARALVREPDLLLLDEPFGALDALTRIAMHGLVLDLWRRHRPGVLLVTHDVDEALRLADRVLVLDGGRIVATHRPRETDDHDDLRRRVLADLGVTEDAVA